One genomic window of Arachis hypogaea cultivar Tifrunner chromosome 8, arahy.Tifrunner.gnm2.J5K5, whole genome shotgun sequence includes the following:
- the LOC112707457 gene encoding phospholipase D alpha 1, whose product MAKVRAGTLLHGVLHVTIFEADNLYVNDCCNCFPKLSEETFSSGKVGGCRIYTTINLGSTIVGRTRSVNQNEHFNFQWHQSLRIYTAHIASEVVFHIKEDDTIIGAKVIGRAYFPVEELVNGENKDRWLQILNKKHKPLKARPRIHVKLQFFNVTKDINWSQGIKSLDFAGLTHSYFPQRSGCRVTLYQDTHIPTTFFPEILLTKGRYYELHQCWEDIFDAISKAKQLIYIAGWSLCTKITLVRESTCKKQESSDLNLTLGELLKKKASEGVKVLMLIWDDRTSIKWLRNDGVMTTHDEDTESYFDGTGVHCVLCPRNPDKGESLIQGTEVATMFTHHQKIIIVDSDVPNEKSDSRRRILSFIGGIDLCDGRYDTPFHSIFGSLGTVHHNDFRQPNFEGASIDKGGPREPWHDIHCRLEGPIARDVLKNFEQRWRKQGKKDVCLVEIDSLVDTFVPSSLDKFPEDDEEIWNVQLFRSIDGGAALGLPNSEEEVARSGLMNEKEHIFDCSIQNAYITAIRRAKSFIYIENQYFMGSSFGWNSGNLQVQEVGALHLIPKELSLKIVSKIEAGERFSVYVVIPMWPEGIPESNSVQSMLSWQKETMDMMYIDIIQALRAKGITADPKDYLSFFCLANREKKNDGEYKPSKHPQYDSDYNRAQQARRFMIYVHAKMMIVDDEYIIIGSANINQRSMDGARDTEIAMGAYQPYHIKRNEPNRGQIHGFRMALWYEHLGFLDGSFLVPQSLECVRLINNISTRYWDLYCSETLDEDLPGHLLSYPIKVTESGNVTTHLGVEHFPDTKARILGSKSELPFLLTT is encoded by the exons ATGGCAAAAGTAAGAGCAGGAACACTACTGCATGGTGTTCTTCACGTTACAATTTTTGAAGCTGACAATCTCTACGTGAATGACTGCTGTAATTGTTTCCCCAAG CTATCAGAAGAAACCTTCTCAAGTGGAAAAGTTGGTGGTTGTAGAATATACACAACCATTAATTTAGGCAGTACTATAGTGGGCAGGACTAGAAGTGTAAACCAAAATGAACACTTTAATTTTCAGTGGCATCAATCTTTAAGAATTTACACTGCTCATATTGCAAGTGAAGTTGTTTTTCATATCAAAGAAGACGACACAATAATTGGTGCAAAAGTGATTGGAAGAGCATATTTTCCTGTGGAAGAGTTGGTAAAtggagaaaataaggatagaTGGCTCCAAATCttgaataaaaaacataaacCTCTTAAAGCAAGGCCTAGAATCCATGTGAAATTACAGTTTTTTAATGTCACAAAGGACATTAACTGGTCTCAAGGGATCAAAAGTCTTGATTTTGCAGGGCTCACTCATTCATACTTTCCTCAGAGAAGTGGTTGTAGGGTCACACTTTACCAAGACACTCACATACCAACCACATTTTTTCCTGAAATCTTGCTAACTAAGGGTAGGTACTATGAACTGCATCAATGTTGGGAAGACATCTTTGATGCCATTTCGAAGGCGAAACAGTTGATTTACATAGCAGGATGGTCTCTTTGCACCAAAATCACCTTGGTTAGGGAATCAACttgcaagaaacaagaaagtaGTGATTTGAATTTGACACTTGGTGAGCTTCTTAAAAAGAAGGCCAGTGAAGGTGTTAAGGTCCTTATGCTCATTTGGGATGACAGAACTTCAATTAAGTGGCTAAGGAATGATGGAGTTATGACAACTCATGATGAAGACACAGAAAGTTATTTTGATGGAACTGGAGTGCACTGTGTTTTATGTCCTAGAAATCCTGACAAAGGGGAAAGCCTTATCCAAGGCACAGAGGTTGCTACCATGTTTACACATCATCAAAAGATCATAATCGTCGATAGTGATGTGCCAAATGAAAAATCAGATAGTAGGAGAAGAATTTTGAGTTTCATTGGTGGTATTGATCTATGTGATGGGAGATATGACACACCTTTCCATTCCATCTTTGGTAGCTTAGGAACAGTTCATCATAATGATTTTCGCCAGCCAAACTTCGAAGGAGCCTCGATCGATAAAGGCGGACCGAGAGAGCCTTGGCATGACATACATTGTCGCCTAGAAGGACCAATTGCAAGGGatgttttaaagaattttgagcAAAGGTGGAGAAAACAAGGTAAGAAGGATGTTTGTCTTGTTGAAATCGACTCGCTTGTTGACACTTTTGTTCCCTCATCACTAGATAAATTccctgaagatgatgaagaaataTGGAATGTTCAGTTATTTCGATCAATTGATGGAGGAGCAGCTTTGGGCCTCCCAAATTctgaagaagaagtagcaag gtCAGGTCTTATGAATGAAAAAGAACATATCTTTGATTGCAGCATCCAAAATGCTTATATTACTGCTATCAGGAGAGCCAAGAGTTTTATCTATATAGAAAATCAGTATTTTATGGGAAGCTCTTTTGGCTGGAATTCTGGCAACCTTCAAGTTCAGGAGGTGGGAGCTTTGCATCTTATTCCGAAGGAATTGTCTCTCAAGATTGTCAGCAAGATTGAAGCAGGAGAAAGGTTTAGTGTATATGTAGTGATTCCAATGTGGCCAGAGGGTATTCCTGAGAGTAACTCAGTTCAAAGCATGTTGAGTTGGCAGAAGGAGACAATGGATATGATGTACATTGATATAATCCAAGCTCTACGTGCCAAAGGGATTACTGCTGACCCAAAAGACTATTTGAGTTTCTTTTGCCTTGCAAATCGTGAAAAGAAGAATGATGGAGAATATAAACCTTCTAAACACCCACAATATGACTCAGATTATAACAGAGCTCAACAAGCAAGGAGATTCATGATCTATGTACATGCTAAAATGATGATAG TTGATGATGAATACATAATTATTGGATCTGCCAATATCAATCAACGATCCATGGATGGAGCTAGAGATACAGAGATTGCCATGGGAGCTTATCAACCATATCACATAAAAAGAAATGAGCCAAACAGGGGCCAGATACATGGCTTTAGAATGGCCTTGTGGTACGAGCACTTGGGTTTTCTAGATGGCTCTTTTCTTGTTCCACAGAGTTTGGAGTGTGTCAGACTTATAAACAATATTTCAACAAGGTATTGGGACCTTTACTGTAGCGAAACCCTTGATGAAGACTTGCCTGGACATTTGCTTAGTTATCCCATTAAAGTAACAGAAAGTGGTAATGTCACAACGCATCTTGGTGTAGAGCACTTTCCGGACACAAAGGCACGAATTCTTGGGTCCAAATCGGAACTTCCTTTTCTCTTAACTACTTAA